A section of the Humulus lupulus chromosome 2, drHumLupu1.1, whole genome shotgun sequence genome encodes:
- the LOC133819634 gene encoding kinesin-like protein KIN-12C isoform X2, with the protein MTKERSNFRLEANENEFETENEVGIHFPPPRTPLNTIADPAQFHSRRHSYSDRKLDYGNATPPRPSASGRGAGAGPKAKTASKVALLSSSSSSSSSCEVELPHFELQHDSTFWADHNVQVLIRIRPLSRVESHATCLRQESPHTLVWLGHPETRFTFDHVASPTISQETLFRVAGLPMVENCLSGYNACMFAYGQTGSGKTYTMMGEISQIQENLNLDSGLTPRIFEYLFTRISAEEESRREEQLKYSCKCSFLEIYNEQITDLLEPSSTNLQLREDLNKGVYVENLTEYNVRNVNDVVKLLLQGAANRKVAATRMNSESSRSHSVFTCTIESRWTKDSLAHFRFARLNLVDLAGSERQKSSGAEGDRLKEAANINKSLSTLGLVIMSLVDLAHGKHRHVPYRDSRLTFLLQDSLGGNSKTTIIANVSPSICSANETLSTLKFAQRAKLIQNNAKVNEDASGDINALQRQIQQLKGQLSFLMKDNHISKSLPSFVPSAKESRFSDMSEEYDSLGDNTESYNQVIHPVENKIKTLEANLCGALRREKISETAMRKLEDELENMKCLARQREEDAQHSKIMLRFREEEIKRLELLTNGKLSAEKYLVEENKVLMEEIQLLRAEMNRNPESTQNSVENNRLREQLQTFQNFYEHGERETLIAEVSELRNQLLGMLEEKVPLCRFTKNQDEDASKELEACRIMNSKLMRDVEELQTELRKNLNCNQAASDSVKSISMQSDVNEMASYIQTNDKALQNEFLGLNDLDSKDNGLVKESNKDTERMVLQAKLDRMTKDLEEVRLLNNHFQEEKMLQFSCNQTAELVREQVEMETARTILQLQEEVDAIQCKLDEKLFIMTQENAKLRNIIATKEEEIMVVNTEWEKATLELTGFLADGSRSLKSVSNQIESIAHSFPQANLHISEHVQTAARIYIEKEESILHLKKSLEDAQNTVIDMVQKLSSLKGATLALTEFPQSDNDAICKEHVSMLLNDKINMVKLLEEKLNFKEAQVNEAEKCATLASIVMSWLFENEKVAHKNEAKCINPPAEMANLEISKAFAVEDVMAEAESMGLEIFESEKATMELKDQCKNFDYSTDDTPSMKAYNYQNFNNQCHILHQIQDELTKANYRLKVIEDFVHAEVNVLESSATYDDVVHADVWSSDCSSSSSDFSIESVASGNMSDASSPISSSTLPNKQTGKMMLTIEVPTPTSDHQHLESSNMPLEFDEATNLHLKKELIVLIDAFDLLHIRVVTLYNSLEFGVCSDQEGFKQFIPSSESTLEKANVYSDYTRKVPADEKNEHARRFITKFEEAHATIKEADFMLNALVKANENAIQLTGVWKHTGEELMIERANLIKEVEHLKSTILVKENENKLLHDEANCSLVEIASSLSSLEECYMQLKSDEEKLTATYSDVFSMGMEMLNFISNSRSFLEDIGLEIVGKNFAAFVLYQCCVGGLINKIPSLNVETDLHLFSHQESNALVNELQSICSDDGNKIMVTSNKLVGEGVQREVNSSMEGNDMCSSNDYMINENIALKKELKRKEVVLEGLLFDFSLLQELTSDKKEIKEESDKIVCSLSQVQLELEAKTRQLDEMLVQHRKLEGRLIGTEEALVMLNSNLADANDIIDSLSEQNAELKMILKELYLNKSEVERQLEEQKEIVNSLEEEVLQLTSSIDKKIEDNLRRVTSEKDQLQDEVQSLIDKVEMAYALVDEKEAMIIEARQVSEACKIYAEQKEDEVKILERSIEELESTINVLEKKVFEMDDEVERHRLSRDSLELELKALKQRLLNVENLTEDVDSENSNVEHSENQIYRQLHNKALELHQAQTRIKLLEEERAEQDKEINQHKEYISELMLHADAQASQYQQKYKTLEAMVHEVKIDSMSSTLNKAEKSSVRTRGSSSPFKCISSIVQQMNSERDQELSTAKFRIEELEAIAASRQKEVCMLNTRLAAAESMTHDVIRDLLGVKLDMSNFANLMDHYQIKKLVEDVHQQTEDFMEKEEELVRLRKQIKDLNEERESCKLEINMKEDDLLSAQITVEQLQERESFLSTQNEMLKRDKNNLKTTIAELDEMVKALLGTKSKQEPTHTHPTSLTKKKLKSVDGDFSKRLEQSEKLLSRVNGELAQYYKSHGAGTSYNSKQKNQIG; encoded by the exons ATGACGAAAGAACGCTCCAATTTCCGATTGGAAGCGAACGAGAACGAATTCGAGACCGAGAACGAGGTTGGGATTCACTTTCCGCCTCCTCGAACGCCTCTCAACACCATCGCCGATCCAGCTCAGTTCCATTCCCGTCGACATTCCTATTCCGATAGAAAGCTCGATTACGGCAACGCCACTCCTCCAAGGCCTTCCGCTTCCGGTCGTGGAGCTGGAGCTGGACCGAAGGCGAAGACTGCCTCTAAAGTTGCGCTGTTATCATCATCGTCGTCGTCTTCTTCTTCATGTGAGGTCGAATTGCCGCATTTTGAGCTCCAACATGATTCTACTTTCTGGGCCGATCACAATGTGCAGGTTTTGATTCGAATTCGGCCTCTGAGTAGGGTGGAGAGCCACGCTACTTGTTTGAGGCAGGAATCGCCACACACTTTGGTTTGGCTTGGTCATCCCGAAACTCGATTTACCTTTGATCATGTTGCTTCCCCCACTATCTCACAG GAAACCCTCTTCCGGGTTGCTGGCCTTCCCATGGTGGAGAATTGCTTGTCTGGTTACAATGCTTGTATGTTTGCTTACGGTCAG ACCGGCAGCGGAAAAACCTATACCATGATGGGGGAGATATCCCAGATTCAAGAAAACCTCAATCTAGATTCTGGTCTAACTCCCCGCATTTTCGAATATTTGTTTACAAGGATTTCTGCG GAGGAAGAAAGCAGAAGAGAGGAACAGTTGAAGTACAGCTGTAAATGTTCCTTTCTCGAGATATACAACGAGCAAATTACTGATCTTTTGGAGCCTTCTTCAACTAATTTGCAA CTCAGAGAAGACTTGAACAAAGGTGTATATGTAGAAAACCTTACAGAGTACAATGTCAGGAACGTTAATGATGTGGTCAAGCTTTTGCTGCAG GGTGCTGCAAACAGAAAAGTGGCAGCCACACGTATGAACAGTGAGAGCAGCCGATCCCACAGTGTTTTCACTTGTACAATTGAGAGCCGCTGGACTAAGGATTCTTTGGCCCATTTTAGATTTGCCAGGTTGAATTTAGTAGATCTAGCTGGTTCTGAGAG GCAGAAAAGCTCTGGCGCAGAAGGAGATCGCTTAAAGGAGGCAGCAAACATCAACAAATCTTTATCAACACTTGG CTTGGTGATAATGTCTCTAGTGGATTTGGCACATGGGAAACATAGACATGTTCCCTACAGAGATTCAAGACTTACATTTCTACTTCAG GACTCTCTTGGTGGAAACTCCAAAACCACTATTATTGCAAATGTCAGCCCATCTATATG TTCGGCTAATGAAACACTTAGCACTCTAAAGTTTGCTCAGCGTGCCAAACTTATTCAGAATAAT GCTAAAGTGAACGAAGATGCTTCAGGTGACATAAATGCCCTTCAGCGGCAAATCCAACAGTTAAAG gGTCAGTTGTCCTTTCTAATGAAGGATAACCACATTTCAAAGTCTTTGCCAAGTTTTGTGCCAAGTGCTAAAGAATCTAGATTCAGTGACATGTCTGAGGAATATGATTCTCTAGGGGACAACACGGAGTCTTATAATCAAGTGATTCATCCTGTTGAAAACAAG ATAAAAACTTTGGAAGCTAATTTATGTGGGGCGTTAAGGAGAGAAAAAATATCAGAGACTGCAATGCGAAAGTTAGAGGATGAACTTGAAAACATGAAATGTTTG GCACGCCAAAGAGAAGAGGATGCTCAACACAGCAAAATTATGTTAAGGTTTCGGGAAGAAGAAATTAAACGACTTGAATTATTGACAAATGGAAAGTTGTCTGCTGAGAAGTATCTTGTAGAAGAAAATAAGGTTTTAATGGAAGAGATTCAGCTGCTTCGAGCAGAAATGAATAGAAATCCAGAATCCACCCAGAACTCTGTTGAAAATAATAGACTTCGAGAGCAATTACAAAC TTTCCAAAACTTTTATGAACATGGAGAGCGAGAAACATTGATAGCTGAAGTGTCAGAATTACGCAATCAG CTTCTTGGTATGTTGGAAGAAAAGGTTCCATTATGCAGATTTACTAAAAATCAG GATGAGGATGCATCAAAGGAATTAGAAGCTTGCAGGATTATGAATTCCAAATTAATGAG AGATGTTGAAGAACTACAAACAGAACTGAGAAAGAATCTGAATTGTAATCAAGCTGCCTCTGATTCT GTTAAGAGCATATCAATGCAAAGTGATGTAAATGAGATGGCATCTTATATCCAAACAAATGACAAGGCTTTGCAAAATGAATTCTTGGGACTTAATGATTTAGATAGTAAAGACAATGGCCTGGTAAAAGAAAGCAACAAAGATACTGAAAGAATGGTGTTACAAGCTAAGTTGGACAGAATGACCAAGGATCTAGAAGAAGTTAGGCTACTAAATAACCATTTTCAAGAAGAGAAAATGTTGCAGTTTTCTTGCAACCAAACAGCTGAACTAGTTCGTGAACAAGTTGAGATGGAGACAGCGAGAACAATTCTTCAATTACAAGAAGAGGTTGATGCAATTCAATGCAAGCTTGATGAGAAATTATTTATTATGACTCAAGAAAATGCAAAGCTACgaaatattatagcaactaaagaGGAAGAAATTATGGTAGTGAATACAGAGTGGGAAAAGGCAACCTTAGAGCTAACAGGATTCCTTGCTGATGGTTCTAGATCCCTAAAAAGTGTCTCCAACCAAATAGAAAGTATTGCTCATTCATTTCCCCAAGCTAATCTTCATATTAGCGAACATGTCCAGACAGCTGCTAGAATTTACATTGAGAAGGAAGAATCAATTCTGCATCTGAAGAAGAGCTTGGAAGATGCACAAAACACAGTAATTGACATGGTGCAAAAGCTGAGTTCCTTAAAAGGTGCAACATTGGCTTTAACTGAATTCCCACAGTCAGATAATGATGCAATCTGTAAAGAACATGTCAGCATGTTGTTGAATGATAAGATCAACATGGTTAAGCTGTTAGAGGAAAAACTCAATTTCAAAGAGGCTCAGGTTAATGAAGCAGAAAAATGTGCTACTCTTGCTTCCATTGTAATGAGCTGGCTCTTTGAAAATGAAAAGGTTGCCCACAAAAATGAAGCAAAATGTATTAACCCTCCTGCCGAAATGGCCAATCTTGAAATATCAAAGGCTTTTGCAGTGGAAGATGTTATGGCCGAAGCTGAGTCGATGGGGTTAGAAATATTTGAATCTGAAAAGGCTACGATGGAACTGAAAGATCAATGCAAGAATTTCGACTATAGCACAGATGATACACCATCAATGAAAGCATACAATTATCAGAACTTCAACAATCAGTGCCACATACTGCATCAAATACAAGACGAACTTACTAAAGCAAACTACAGACTGAAAGTAATTGAAGATTTCGTTCATGCTGAAGTAAATGTACTTGAATCCTCTGCAACTTACGACGATGTTGTACATGCAGATGTGTGGAGTTCTGATTGTTCTTCATCAAGCTCTGATTTCTCAATTGAAAGTGTAGCTTCGGGAAACATGTCAGATGCCTCTTCACCTATTTCCTCCTCTACTTTACCCAATAAACAAACTGGGAAAATGATGTTGACAATTGAAGTCCCAACGCCCACATCTGATCATCAACATTTAGAAAGTTCAAATATGCCTTTGGAATTTGACGAAGCAACAAATTTACACCTTAAAAAAGAACTTATAGTGCTAATTGATGCTTTTGACCTGCTACATATTCGTGTAGTCACACTTTATAATAGTTTGGAGTTTGGAGTTTGTTCAGACCAAGAAG GTTTCAAACAGTTTATTCCTTCCTCTGAGTCGACATTGGAGAAAGCTAATGTGTATTCTGATTATACTAGAAAG GTACCGGCTGATGAAAAAAATGAGCATGCTAGAAGATTCATCACCAAATTTGAGGAAGCCCACGCTACAATAAAGGAAGCCGATTTTATGTTAAATGCTTTGGTGAAGGCAAATGAAAATGCAATACAGTTGACTGGTGTTTGGAAACACACAGGTGAGGAATTGATGATAGAGCGAGCAAATTTGATCAAAGAAGTTGAACATTTGAAATCTACAATACTTGTGAAAGAAAATGAGAATAAATTACTTCATGATGAAGCAAATTGTAGTTTGGTAGAGATTGCAAGCTCACTGTCTTCACTCGAAGAATGTTATATGCAATTGAAAAGTGATGAGGAGAAATTAACAGCAACATACTCTGATGTCTTTTCTATGGGAATGGAGATGTTAAACTTCATAAGCAACTCAAGATCATTTCTAGAAGATATAGGCCTTGAGATTGTGGGGAAGAATTTTGCTGCATTTGTCCTATATCAATGTTGTGTTGGAGGGCTAATCAACAAAATCCCATCTTTGAATGTAGAAACTGATCTCCATCTATTCTCTCATCAAGAAAGCAATGCGCTAGTGAACGAGCTGCAAAGTATTTGTTCAGATGATGGTAATAAAATTATGGTTACTAGTAATAAGCTTGTTGGCGAAGGGGTTCAGAGAGAAGTAAACAGCAGCATGGAAGGCAATGATATGTGCTCATctaatgattatatgataaatgaGAATATAGCACTCAAGAAAGAATTGAAACGGAAAGAAGTTGTACTGGAGGGTTTGCTATTTGATTTTAGTTTGTTGCAGGAATTAACATCAGACAAAAAGGAGATCAAGGAAGAATCTGATAAAATTGTATGTTCTTTAAGTCAAGTTCAACTTGAACTAGAGGCTAAAACAAGACAACTTGATGAAATGTTGGTTCAGCATAGAAAACTTGAAGGTCGCCTAATTGGTACCGAAGAGGCTCTTGTTATGTTGAATTCCAATCTTGCTGATGCTAATGACATAATCGACAGCTTATCAGAGCAAAATGCTGAGTTGAAGATGATTCTAAAAGAACTCTATCTCAACAAATCAGAGGTTGAAAGACAACTGGAAGAACAGAAAGAGATAGTTAATAGTTTGGAAGAGGAGGTGCTTCAGCTCACTTCTTCAATagacaaaaaaattgaagataATTTAAGAAGGGTCACTAGTGAGAAAGATCAACTTCAAGACGAAGTTCAATCCTTGATCGATAAAGTTGAGATGGCCTATGCATTAGTTGATGAAAAAGAAGCTATGATAATTGAAGCTCGCCAG GTGTCTGAAGCATGTAAGATATATGCTGAACAGAAGGAAGACGAGGTTAAAATTTTAGAACGTTCTATTGAGGAGCTTGAGTCTACCATAAATGTACTCGAAAAGAAG gtGTTTGAGATGGATGATGAGGTAGAACGGCATCGGTTGAGCAGAGACTCGTTGGAATTGGAACTCAAAGCTCTAAAGCAGAGATTACTAAACGTTGAAAACTTAACAGAAGATGTGGATTCAGAAAACTCAAATGTTGAACATTCTGAAAATCAGATATACAG GCAACTACATAACAAAGCCTTGGAACTTCACCAAGCTCAAACTCGAATAAAGCTTCTTGAAGAGGAAAGAGCTGAACAAGATAAAGAG ATCAACCAACACAAGGAGTATATCAGTGAACTCATGTTGCATGCAGACGCCCAAGCTTCTCAATACCAACAAAAG TATAAGACATTGGAGGCCATGGTTCATGAAGTCAAAATAGATTCAATGAGTTCAACATTGAACAAAGCAGAGAAAAGCTCAGTAAGAACAAGGGGCTCCAGCTCACCATTCAAATGCATTTCGAGTATAGTTCAGCAGATGAATTCGGAGAGGGATCAGGAATTGTCAACAGCCAAGTTCCGTATTGAGGAGCTAGAGGCAATTGCTGCTAGTCGACAGAAAGAG GTGTGTATGCTGAATACAAGACTAGCTGCAGCAGAAAGCATGACACATGATGTGATTCGTGATTTGCTTGGTGTGAAATTGGACATGAGTAACTTTGCA AATTTGATGGACCATTACCAAATTAAGAAGCTTGTGGAGGATGTCCATCAGCAAACTGAAGACTTTATGGAAAAG GAGGAAGAACTTGTCCGCTTAAGGAAGCAAATTAAAGATCTAAATGAGGAAAGAGAAAG CTGCAAACTGGAAATAAATATGAAGGAAGACGATTTACTTAGTGCCCAGATAACTGTTGAACAACTCCAAGAACGGGAAAGCTTTCTTTCCACTCAGAATGAGATGCTGAAG AGAGACAAGAACAATCTGAAGACAACGATAGCAGAACTGGATGAAATGGTGAAGGCACTTCTTGGAACAAAATCTAAACAAGAGCCAACTCACACTCACCCAACGTCATTGACCAAG AAGAAATTGAAATCGGTTGATGGTGATTTTAGCAAGAGGCTAGAACAGTCTGAAAAGCTTCTTTCTCGTGTAAACGGTGAACTTGCTCAGTACTATAAATCTCATGGCGCAGGAACAAGTTACAACAG CAAGCAGAAGAATCAGATTGGTTGA